The following are encoded in a window of Arvicanthis niloticus isolate mArvNil1 chromosome 1, mArvNil1.pat.X, whole genome shotgun sequence genomic DNA:
- the Fam187b gene encoding protein FAM187B isoform X3: MEPPRPVHWEANDSSLTWQNQLSGQEISTIMDLHSGGQHLKIFQPATYRCFVEQELIAQFNPTPAVYLLEAERQSKAQEPWQSRIQPGKADSVLRGLKLMLLIVSVLAIGGLLCKVVFRPICGKKRNQVLLVK, translated from the coding sequence GCCAGTCCACTGGGAAGCCAATGACAGCTCTCTGACATGGCAGAACCAGCTCTCTGGCCAGGAGATCAGCACCATCATGGACCTGCACAGCGGTGGCCAGCATCTGAAGATCTTCCAGCCAGCCACTTATAGATGTTTTGTGGAGCAGGAACTCATAGCCCAGTTCAACCCCACACCCGCTGTGTATCTGCTGGAGGCTGAGAGACAATCCAAAGCCCAGGAGCCTTGGCAGTCCAGGATCCAGCCAGGCAAGGCAGACTCCGTTCTCAGGGGGCTGAAGTTGATGCTGCTTATTGTCTCTGTACTGGCCATTGGAGGGCTTCTCTGTAAAGTGGTCTTCCGTCCTATCTGTGGCAAGAAGAGGAATCAGGTCCTCCTGGTGAAATAA